From the genome of Longispora fulva:
GCGTGCGGCCCGAGCTGCACGAGCGCCGACGCCGGCTGGCCGTCGCACGGCGTCGGGGCCGCGAGCAGGCTCCCCCAGCACCCCACGTCGGATCCGCCGTACAGCCGCGAGTCCGTGTTGAGCACCTCGCGCCACCGGCCCGGGAACGGCAGCCCCACCCGGTGGTCGGCCCGGGGCGTGCCGGCGAAGTTGACGACGCACGCGAGCACGGAACCGTCCGGTCCCCAGCGCAGGAAGGACAACACGTTGCTGTCCCGGTCGTGGCAGGAGATCCACTGAAAACCCGTCGGGTCGGCGTCGCGCGCCCACAGCGCCGGCCGGTCGCGGTAGCCGAGGTTCAGGTCGCGGATCAGCGCGCGCACCCCGACGGCCCCGGGGTCCTCGGCGGCGGCCCAGTCCAGGCCGAGGTGCTCGCTCCACTCGTTCTCCGCGCCGAGTTCGAAGCCCATGAAGAGCAACTTCTTTCCCGGGTACGCCCACATGTAGCCGAGCAGCCCGCGCAGCCCGGCGAGCCGCTGCCACCGGTCCCCGGGCAGCTTGGCCAGCAGCGCGCCTTTGCCGTGCACGACCTCGTCGTGGCTGATCGCGAGCAGGAACTGCTCCTCGAAGGCGTACACCGACGGCCAGGTGACCTCGTCGTGGTGGTGCCGGCGGTGCACCGGGTCGCGGCCCAGGTAGGTGAGGGTGTCGTGCATCCAGCCCATGTTCCACTTCAGCCCGAAGCCGAGGCCGCCCCACTCGACGGGCCGGGACACGCCGGGCCAGGCCGTGGACTCCTCGGCGATCATCACCGCGCCGGGCGAGCCCTGGTAGACGGCGGTGTTGAGTTGGCGGAGGAAACCGATCGCCTCGGTGTTCTCCCGGCCGCCGTGGTGGTTGGGTTCCCACTGGCCGGGGCCCCGGGAGTAGTCGAGGTAGAGCATCGAGGCGACGCCGTCGACCCGCAGGCCGTCGATGTGGAACTCCTCGCACCAGTACCGGGCGCTGGCCACCAAAAAGTTGCGCACCTCGGGCCGGCCGTAGTCGAAGATCAGGCTGCCCCAGTCGGGGTGGGTGCCCCGGCGCGGGTCGGGGTGCTCGTACAACGCGTCGCCGTCGAAGCGGGCCAGCGCCCAGTCGTCGGCCGGGAAGTGCGCCGGCACCCAGTCGAGGAGGACGCCGATCCCGGCCTGGTGCAGCCGGTCGATCAGGTACCGCAGGTCGTCGGGGTCGCCGAACCGCGCGGTGGGGGCGAAGTAGCCGGTGACGTGGTAGCCCCAGGAGCCGCCGTACGGGTGCTCCATCACCGGCATGAACTCCACATGGGTGAAGCCGAGGTAGGTCACGTGGCCGACCAGCTGGTCTGCTAGGTCGCGGTAGGACAGGCCGGGGCGCCAGGAGCCGAGGTGGACCTCGTACACGGAAAGGGGTCGTGCGTGGTGGTCCGTCGCGCGGCCGGCGAGCCAGGCCGCGTCGCCCCAGGTGTGGGCCGGGGCGTGCACGACGGAGGCGGTGCGCGGCGGGCACTCGGTGGCCCGCGCCATCGGGTCGGCCCGGTCCCGCCAGGACCCGTCGACCCCGTGGATCCGGTACTTGTACCGCTGCCCGGGCCGGATCCCCGGCACGTGTCCGGCCCAGACGCCGCTGGTGCCGCAGGGTTCGAGGCGGTGGCCGTCGTCGGGGTCCCAGCCGGGGTGGTCGCCGACGACCCGCACCTCACGGGCCCGCGGCGCCCAGACCGCGAACCGGCAGCCGGTGTCGTCGGGGTGCGCGCCGAGGACCGTCCATAGCCGCTCGTGCCGGCCCTCGCCGAACAGGAACAGGTCGAGGTCCCCGGGCCGGGCCGGCGTGTCGAAGGCCGTGGTCACGGGGTGGCGGCGAGGGCGAGCAGGTTGCCCTCCGGTACCACGATCGCCGGACGTTCGACGCCGGCCACCCGCGGGCTGAGCACCGAGGCCTCGTCGATGGCGGCGGCGTACGCCTGCGCGGTCGTGGCCGCGATCGTGGGCCACAGGTAGTTCTTGCGGATCATCGCGCGGGCCTTGGCGACCATCCGCTTGGCGGCCTTCGGGTCCTCGAGCAGCCGGGTGACGGCGTCGGCGAGCGCCGCGGGGTCCGCGGGCGGGAACGCGAGCCCGGTCTTGCCGTGCTGGACGATCGCGAGCAGCCCCCCGGTGGCCGCGGCCGCCAGCGGCGCGCCGGCGGCGGAGGCCTCCAGGGCGACCATCCCGAACGGCTCGTACAGGCTGGGCACCACGACGGCGTCGGCCACGGCGAGCAGCGCCGCCAGGTCGACCTCCTCCATGAAGCCGCAGAACTCGACGTCCTGGCCGATCCGGGCGCAGTGTTCGGCCAGTTCGGTGCGGTGCGGGCCGTCGCCGGCGATCACCAGTCGCAGGCCCGGGTGCCGGTCGCGCAGAGTGGGCAGTGCGCTGATCAGGTCCTGGACGCCCTTCTCGTAGACGAGGCGGCCGGCGTAGACGACGAGGGGGCCGTCGTGGGCGGTGAACCGCTCACGGGCCCGTTCGACGGCCTTGCGGGGGGCGCGCCACCGGCGGTCGTCGACGCCGTTGGGGATGACCTCGACGGCGGCGTCATGCAGTTCGAGGAGCCGGGTGACCTCCCACTTCATGTACTCCGAGCACACCAGCATCCGGCTGGCCTCCCGGGCGAGCCACCACTCGACGGCGTGGATGCAGCGGTTCATCTCCTCGGGCAGCCAGCCCTGGTGCCGGCCGGCCTCGGTGGCGTGGATGGTGGCCACGAGCGGCAGGCGGAGGTGTTCGGTGAGCGTGACGGCGGTGTGCGTGACGAGCCAGTCGTGCGCGTGGATGACGTCGAACTCCGCCGTCGCCGCCGCGCGCAGGGCCGCGCGGGTCAGCGCGTGGTTGAACGCCATCGTCCAGGCCAGCAGCGACGACGTCGCGAGCGGGAACGGCGGCGGGTCCTCGGGCGCCCGGACGACCCGGACGCCGCCGCGCATCTCGTCGACGGGCAGCCCCGGGGCGTGCCGGGTGACGACGGTGACCGCGTGGCCGGCGACGGCGAGCTGGGTGGCCAGGGCGTGCACGTGCCGGCCGAGTCCGCCGACCATGACCGGCGGATATTCCCAGGCCAGGAGGAGAACCCGAAGCGGTCCGGACGGTACGGGCGGCGTTTCGGGCGTCATGACGCGTTCCCCTACGGCTGTCTAGTGTCGGCTGACCCCCACGGGCGGCTGCGCAGCACCTCCGCGACCGACCAGGCCTGGAAAGGGCAGCCGGTGGCGGCGTGCGGCGGGTCGCCGTCCGTGGTTTCGCTGACCGACCCTAGTCCAAATTCTGACAAATGCTTCTCAACCCCGCCGAAAAGATCATTGCCGGGTACGCCGGCCCGCGCGCACGCGTCCGCGTACGGCCCCAGCAGCCACGGCCACACCGTGCCCTGGTGGTAGGCCGCGTCCCGCTCCGCCGGCCCGCCCCGGTGCGCCGGCCGGTAGTCCAGCGCACTCGGGCCGAGGCTGCGCAGGCCCAGCGGGGTGAGCAGCCGCGCGGCGAGCCGGGCGAGCTGCTCCGGCGTGGGACGCAGCGGCGCGCCGGGCAGCGACCAGGCGAGCAGCTGGTTGGGCCGGATCGTCGGGTCGTCGCCCGCCGGCCCGTCCACGACGTCGTACAGCAGCCCGTCGGGGCCCGGGTACCTGCCGGCGAACGACGACAGCGCCCGGTCGTGGGCGGCGTCCGCCGGTCCCGGCGACTCCCCGACCCGGCGGGCCAGGTCCCCGACCGCGGCGAGCGCGTTGATCCACAGCGCGTTGACCTCGACGGGCTTGCCGGTCCGGGGCGTGACGGGCACGCCGTCGACCCGGGCGTCCATCCAGGTCAGCGCCACCCCGGGCGCGCCCTGTCGGAGCAGGCCGTCGGCGGGGTCGACGCCGATGCCGTACCGGGTGCCGGCCAGGTGGTGCTCCACGATCGCGCGCAGGGTCGGCCCGAGCTCGGCGGCCAGGTCGAGGTCCCCGGTGGCGCGCACGTGCCGCCCGACGGCGTGCGGGAACCACAGCGCGGCGTCCACGCTGTTGTACTCGACCGCCCCGGTGTCCGCCGTGTTCGCCAGCATCCCCTCGGACAGGGTCGCGGCGTGGGCGCGGAGGAGTTCACGGCCCTCGTCCGCCCAACCGGTGGCGAGGAACAGGCCCTCGTAGCTGGTCAGCGTGTCGCGGGTCCACGGGCCGAACCAGGGGTAGCCGGCGACGACGTCCGGGCCGGTCGGGGTGGCGACGATGAACGCCGAGGCTGCCACCCGCAGCGTCGCGGCCACGGCGTCACCCGGCGCGCCAGCCGCGATGGCGCGCAACCTCCGCCGGGCGGCGTCGATCACGGTGCCCACGGGCGGGGGCGGCTCCCCCAGGTCCCCGGCCCAGGCCGCCACGTCCAGGACCGTCCCCGGCCCGGCCAGGTCCGCCGTGAACGTCCCGGCGTGCCACAGGTCCTCCTCCGCCGACAGCCCCCGGGCCCGCTCCTCCCGGTGGTGCACCCCCCGCCACCAGTCCCCGGTCGCGGCCCAGCTCGGCCCGGCGAGCCGGTAGGCGCCCTCGACGACGGCCCCGTCCGCGGCCGGCGCCACGACCGGCGGCGGGCCGGCGGCCGTGCGCTCGCCGTGCGCGTCCCGCCAGGTGCACAGCGCGTCGAGGACGAGCCGGACCGGCCCGCCGGCCAGCAGCCGGTGCCGGACCGCGAGGGAGGTCCGGCCGGTCTCCATGGCCAGGGTCCGCTCCAGGAGCACGTCGCCGATCCGCCACCGCCAGCACGGCAGCCCGTCGACCAGGTCGAAGCTCTCCAGGTAGGTGTGCCCGGCCGGCTCCACGGCCCCGGAGGCCCACTCGTGCGTCCCGAGCCGGACCCGCGCCCCGGAGGGCCAGGTCAGCACGGGGTCGAGGGCCGCGAGGGCGAGGTGGCGGACCCCGGGGACCACGAGCAGGCCGTGGTAGCGGCGGGTGCGCAGGCCCGACACGGTGCCCATGGCGTACCCGCCGAGGCCGTCGGGGACCAGCCATTCGCGGGTCGCGCCGGCCGCGAGGTCGCCGCACACCTGGGTACCGAATCCGATCGACAGCACGTGACCCCCGAGACCCGAAGCGCGAACAATCCACATTCTTACCGAAATACCAGGCAAAATCAGGGAGTGACCTCAACCGACGACGTGCCCGGGGCCGAACGCCGCCGGCTGGCCGAGGCCGACGAGGACGGGGTCCCCTGGCGGGCGTGGGGCCCCTACCTGGCCGAACGCGCCTGGGGCACGGTCCGCGAGGACTACAGCGCGCACGGCACCGCCTGGGAGTACCTGCCGCACGACCACGCCCGGTCCCGCGCGTACCGGTGGAGCGAGGACGGCATGGCCGGGGTGTGCGACGACCGGCAACGGTTCTGTTTCGCCCTGGCCCTGTGGAACGGCGTGGACCCGATCCTCAAGGAGCGGATGTTCGGGCTGGGCGGCGACACCGGCAACCACGGCGAGGACGTCAAGGACCACTGGTGGTACCAGGACTCCACGCCGACGCACTCGTGGATGCGCTGGCGGTACCACTATCCACAGCGGCCGTTCCCCTACGACGACCTGGTCGCCGTGAACGCCGCCCGGACCCGCGAGGACCCGGAGTACGAGCTGGTCGACACCGGGGTGTTCGCCGACGACCGGTACTGGGCCGTGACCGTCGACTACGCGAAGAGCTCCCCCACCGACCTGTGCGTGCTGGTCACGGTCGCCAACCGGGGGCCGGAGGCCGCGACCCTGCACGTGCTGCCGCACCTGTGGTTCCGCAACACGTGGTCGTGGGGCACGCCGTTCCGGGACCGGGTGCCCCGGATCGCCGGCGAGGGCAACCGGCTCGTCGGCCGCCACCAGCTGCTCGGCGAGATCACCCTGGCCGGGGACGGCGAGCCACGCCGGCTGTACTGCGACAACGAGTCCAACGCGCCCCGACTGTGGGGGCAGGGGCCTCGCACGGCGTACCCGAAGGACGGCATCAACGACCACGTCGTGCACGGCGCCGAGACCGTCAACCCGGAGGAGGAGGGCACGAAGGCCGCGCTGCACTACGTGCTGGACGTGCCGGCCGGCGGTTCGCGGGAGATCAGACTCCGGCTCAAGCTGACAGGCACCGGCTCCGGGGCGCACGCCGACCCCGGCTGCGACCTGGGCGCGGCGTTCGACGCGGTGCTGACAGCCCGGCGCGCCGAGGCCGACGCCTTCTACGACGACCTGATCCCCGCGCACGCCAGCCGGGCCGAGCGCGCGGTGGCCCGGGCCGCGTTCGCCGGGCTGATGTGGGGCAAGCAGTTCTACCACTTCGACGTGGCGCGCTGGCTGACCGGCGACCCGACGTCGGCCCCGCCGCCGGAGGGCCGGACCCGCAACGCCAACTGGTGGCACATGCACTCCTCGGACATCATCTCGATGCCCGACCCGTGGGAGTATCCGTGGTACGCGGCCTGGGACCTGGCCTTCCACTGCGTCACCCTCGCCCGGGTCGACCCCGGCTTCGCCAAGGAACAGGTGCTCCTGCTGCTCCGCGAGTGGTACATGCACCCCAACGGGCAGATCCCGGCCTACGAGTGGGCGTTCGACGACGTCAACCCGCCGGTACACGCGTGGGCGGCTCTGCAGGTCTTCCACCTCGACGGCGCGCGCGACCACGACTTCCTGGCCCGGGTGATGCACAAGCTCCTGATCAACTTCACCTGGTGGGTGAACCGCAAGGACGTCAACGGCAACAACGTCTTCGAGGGCGGCTTCCTCGGCCTGGACAACGTGGGCCCCTTCGACCGGTCGGCGGCGCTGCCGGCGGCCGGGGTGCTCGAGCAGTCCGACGGCACCGGCTGGATGGCGATGTACGCCCTCAACCTGTTCGACATGGCGCTGATCCTGGCGCTGCGCGACCCGGCGTACGTGGACATCGCGACGAAGTTCTTCGAGCACTTCGCGTACATCGCGGCGGCCGCCTACCACCAGGACCTGTGGGACGACAAGGACGGCTTCTTCTACGACGTGCTGCACCTGCCCGACGACAGCCGGCTCCCGCTGAAGGTGCGTTCCGTGGTGGGCCTGCTGCCGCTGTGCGCGACGACGACCCTGGACTCGGTGACCCTGTCCCGGCTGCCGGAGCTGGCCGCTCGGCTGCAGTGGTTCGTGACGAACCGGCCGGAGTACGCCGACCTGATCGGGGTGCACCGGGCCTGCGAGGCCGGCCACCAGCACCGGCTGCTGTCCGTCGTCGGCCCGACGAACCTGACCAGGATCCTCAGCGTGATGCTCGACGAGGAGGAGTTCCTCAGCCCGCACGGCCTGCGCACCCTGTCCCGCCGACACCTGGCCGACCCGTTCTCCGTGACCCTCGGCGGCACCGCCTACACCGTCGGCTACGAGCCGGCCGAGTCGCGCACCGGCCTGTTCGGCGGCAACTCCAACTGGCGCGGTCCACTCTGGATGCCGATGAACTACCTGCTGATCGGCGCGCTACGCGGCTTCGGCGAGTACTTCGGCGACGAGCTGGAGGTCGAGTACCCCACCGGCACCGGCCGGACCGTGACCCTGGACGAGGTGGCCGACGACCTGTCGGACCGGCTGATCTCCCTGTTCGTCCCCGACCCGCACGGCCGCCGCCCGATGTACGGTGCGAGCGAGCTGTTGCAGAGCCACCCGGACTGGCGGGACCTGATCGCGTTCCCCGAATACTTCCACGGCGACAACGGCGCCGGCCTCGGCGCGTGGCA
Proteins encoded in this window:
- a CDS encoding amylo-alpha-1,6-glucosidase, producing MLSIGFGTQVCGDLAAGATREWLVPDGLGGYAMGTVSGLRTRRYHGLLVVPGVRHLALAALDPVLTWPSGARVRLGTHEWASGAVEPAGHTYLESFDLVDGLPCWRWRIGDVLLERTLAMETGRTSLAVRHRLLAGGPVRLVLDALCTWRDAHGERTAAGPPPVVAPAADGAVVEGAYRLAGPSWAATGDWWRGVHHREERARGLSAEEDLWHAGTFTADLAGPGTVLDVAAWAGDLGEPPPPVGTVIDAARRRLRAIAAGAPGDAVAATLRVAASAFIVATPTGPDVVAGYPWFGPWTRDTLTSYEGLFLATGWADEGRELLRAHAATLSEGMLANTADTGAVEYNSVDAALWFPHAVGRHVRATGDLDLAAELGPTLRAIVEHHLAGTRYGIGVDPADGLLRQGAPGVALTWMDARVDGVPVTPRTGKPVEVNALWINALAAVGDLARRVGESPGPADAAHDRALSSFAGRYPGPDGLLYDVVDGPAGDDPTIRPNQLLAWSLPGAPLRPTPEQLARLAARLLTPLGLRSLGPSALDYRPAHRGGPAERDAAYHQGTVWPWLLGPYADACARAGVPGNDLFGGVEKHLSEFGLGSVSETTDGDPPHAATGCPFQAWSVAEVLRSRPWGSADTRQP
- the glgB gene encoding 1,4-alpha-glucan branching protein GlgB, giving the protein MTTAFDTPARPGDLDLFLFGEGRHERLWTVLGAHPDDTGCRFAVWAPRAREVRVVGDHPGWDPDDGHRLEPCGTSGVWAGHVPGIRPGQRYKYRIHGVDGSWRDRADPMARATECPPRTASVVHAPAHTWGDAAWLAGRATDHHARPLSVYEVHLGSWRPGLSYRDLADQLVGHVTYLGFTHVEFMPVMEHPYGGSWGYHVTGYFAPTARFGDPDDLRYLIDRLHQAGIGVLLDWVPAHFPADDWALARFDGDALYEHPDPRRGTHPDWGSLIFDYGRPEVRNFLVASARYWCEEFHIDGLRVDGVASMLYLDYSRGPGQWEPNHHGGRENTEAIGFLRQLNTAVYQGSPGAVMIAEESTAWPGVSRPVEWGGLGFGLKWNMGWMHDTLTYLGRDPVHRRHHHDEVTWPSVYAFEEQFLLAISHDEVVHGKGALLAKLPGDRWQRLAGLRGLLGYMWAYPGKKLLFMGFELGAENEWSEHLGLDWAAAEDPGAVGVRALIRDLNLGYRDRPALWARDADPTGFQWISCHDRDSNVLSFLRWGPDGSVLACVVNFAGTPRADHRVGLPFPGRWREVLNTDSRLYGGSDVGCWGSLLAAPTPCDGQPASALVQLGPHAAVWLTPQRDVV
- a CDS encoding MGH1-like glycoside hydrolase domain-containing protein, which encodes MTSTDDVPGAERRRLAEADEDGVPWRAWGPYLAERAWGTVREDYSAHGTAWEYLPHDHARSRAYRWSEDGMAGVCDDRQRFCFALALWNGVDPILKERMFGLGGDTGNHGEDVKDHWWYQDSTPTHSWMRWRYHYPQRPFPYDDLVAVNAARTREDPEYELVDTGVFADDRYWAVTVDYAKSSPTDLCVLVTVANRGPEAATLHVLPHLWFRNTWSWGTPFRDRVPRIAGEGNRLVGRHQLLGEITLAGDGEPRRLYCDNESNAPRLWGQGPRTAYPKDGINDHVVHGAETVNPEEEGTKAALHYVLDVPAGGSREIRLRLKLTGTGSGAHADPGCDLGAAFDAVLTARRAEADAFYDDLIPAHASRAERAVARAAFAGLMWGKQFYHFDVARWLTGDPTSAPPPEGRTRNANWWHMHSSDIISMPDPWEYPWYAAWDLAFHCVTLARVDPGFAKEQVLLLLREWYMHPNGQIPAYEWAFDDVNPPVHAWAALQVFHLDGARDHDFLARVMHKLLINFTWWVNRKDVNGNNVFEGGFLGLDNVGPFDRSAALPAAGVLEQSDGTGWMAMYALNLFDMALILALRDPAYVDIATKFFEHFAYIAAAAYHQDLWDDKDGFFYDVLHLPDDSRLPLKVRSVVGLLPLCATTTLDSVTLSRLPELAARLQWFVTNRPEYADLIGVHRACEAGHQHRLLSVVGPTNLTRILSVMLDEEEFLSPHGLRTLSRRHLADPFSVTLGGTAYTVGYEPAESRTGLFGGNSNWRGPLWMPMNYLLIGALRGFGEYFGDELEVEYPTGTGRTVTLDEVADDLSDRLISLFVPDPHGRRPMYGASELLQSHPDWRDLIAFPEYFHGDNGAGLGAWHQTGWTALIADLILTRRR
- a CDS encoding glycosyltransferase family 4 protein, with protein sequence MVGGLGRHVHALATQLAVAGHAVTVVTRHAPGLPVDEMRGGVRVVRAPEDPPPFPLATSSLLAWTMAFNHALTRAALRAAATAEFDVIHAHDWLVTHTAVTLTEHLRLPLVATIHATEAGRHQGWLPEEMNRCIHAVEWWLAREASRMLVCSEYMKWEVTRLLELHDAAVEVIPNGVDDRRWRAPRKAVERARERFTAHDGPLVVYAGRLVYEKGVQDLISALPTLRDRHPGLRLVIAGDGPHRTELAEHCARIGQDVEFCGFMEEVDLAALLAVADAVVVPSLYEPFGMVALEASAAGAPLAAAATGGLLAIVQHGKTGLAFPPADPAALADAVTRLLEDPKAAKRMVAKARAMIRKNYLWPTIAATTAQAYAAAIDEASVLSPRVAGVERPAIVVPEGNLLALAATP